Proteins encoded within one genomic window of Ottowia sp. SB7-C50:
- a CDS encoding RsmB/NOP family class I SAM-dependent RNA methyltransferase: MHPKALLDAATELVRRVLLLDHPADAVVSRFFREHRALGPRERATLAETAYGVLRRKPMYEHLARSGSGSRERRLAILGFHGSRDFLKAALTGPEQAWLDACDAIDRAALAPEYRHNLPGWLVAPLRAQVGDGFDALADALQDTAPLDLRVNTLKEKRGQAQAALAQSAIQSIETPYSPWGLRIAGKPALQKLDVFTRGAVEVQDEGSQLLALLLDARRGEMVTDFCAGAGGKTLAIGATMRGTGRLYAFDVSAHRLDKLAPRLARSGLSNVHPVAIAHERDERIKRLAGKMDRVLVDAPCSGLGTLRRNPDLKWRQSEAGVQELVAKQNAILDSAARLLKPGGRLVYATCSVLRAENEDVAASFGARHADFRPLVVADLLTDLKVPSAADLCAPAQAADGVAAGQYLRLWPHRHGTDGFFAAVWQRA, from the coding sequence ATGCATCCCAAAGCCCTGCTCGATGCCGCGACCGAACTGGTGCGGCGTGTTCTGTTGCTCGACCATCCGGCCGACGCGGTGGTGTCGCGCTTTTTTCGCGAACACCGCGCGCTGGGCCCGCGCGAGCGCGCCACGCTGGCCGAGACGGCGTATGGCGTGCTGCGCCGCAAGCCGATGTACGAGCATCTGGCGCGGTCGGGCAGCGGCTCGCGCGAGCGGCGGCTGGCGATCCTGGGCTTTCACGGCTCGCGCGACTTCCTGAAGGCGGCGCTGACCGGCCCCGAGCAGGCGTGGCTTGACGCGTGCGACGCCATCGACCGCGCTGCGCTGGCGCCCGAATACCGCCACAACCTGCCTGGCTGGCTGGTGGCGCCGCTGCGCGCGCAGGTGGGCGACGGCTTCGACGCGCTGGCCGATGCGCTGCAGGACACTGCGCCGCTCGACCTGCGCGTCAACACCTTGAAGGAAAAACGGGGGCAGGCGCAGGCTGCGCTTGCGCAGAGCGCTATTCAATCGATAGAAACGCCGTATTCGCCGTGGGGCCTGCGCATTGCCGGCAAGCCGGCGCTGCAGAAGCTGGACGTGTTCACGCGCGGCGCCGTCGAGGTGCAGGACGAAGGCTCGCAACTGCTGGCCTTGCTGCTGGACGCGCGACGCGGCGAGATGGTGACCGACTTCTGCGCCGGCGCGGGTGGCAAGACGCTGGCCATTGGCGCCACCATGCGCGGCACGGGGCGGCTGTACGCGTTCGACGTGTCGGCCCATCGGCTGGACAAGCTGGCGCCGCGGCTGGCGCGCAGCGGCCTGTCCAACGTGCACCCGGTGGCCATCGCCCACGAGCGCGATGAGCGCATCAAGCGTCTGGCCGGCAAGATGGACCGCGTGCTGGTCGATGCGCCCTGTTCGGGCCTGGGCACGCTGCGCCGCAACCCCGACCTGAAGTGGCGCCAGTCTGAAGCGGGCGTGCAGGAGCTGGTGGCCAAGCAGAACGCCATCCTGGACAGCGCGGCGCGGCTGCTCAAACCGGGCGGCCGGCTGGTGTACGCCACCTGCAGCGTGCTGCGCGCCGAAAACGAGGACGTGGCGGCCAGCTTCGGCGCCCGCCACGCTGATTTCAGGCCGCTGGTCGTGGCCGACTTGCTGACCGACCTGAAGGTGCCGTCGGCCGCCGACTTGTGTGCGCCCGCGCAGGCCGCCGATGGCGTGGCCGCCGGCCAGTACCTGCGCCTGTGGCCGCACCGGCACGGCACCGACGGCTTTTTTGCGGCGGTTTGGCAGCGGGCTTGA
- a CDS encoding IPTL-CTERM sorting domain-containing protein yields the protein MGTVASAKLACNPALPPVPPPQATPVPTLGEWALALLVTMLGLLGWRQRPARQG from the coding sequence ATGGGCACGGTAGCGTCGGCCAAACTGGCCTGCAACCCCGCGTTGCCGCCGGTGCCCCCGCCGCAGGCCACGCCCGTGCCGACATTGGGCGAATGGGCGCTGGCACTGCTGGTGACCATGCTGGGCCTGCTGGGTTGGCGCCAGCGTCCAGCGCGCCAGGGCTGA
- a CDS encoding acyl-CoA dehydrogenase family protein: protein MDFDFSDDQQALREAVAKWVEKSYDFERRQQIVKAGGFDRAVYNELAELGLAGIYVPEEYGGMGMGPVEAMVVLEELGRGIVCEPLTQAFVTSAVINACGSDTVKQAWLPKIASGEALVVLAQQERKARYKLDVCEAKAAKAGDGYTVTGQKNIVPAGDAADAFVVPALLDGKLALFLVERSSKGVNTRGYLTQDEARAADVLLDGAPATLISADGLPALTYGVDVGIACTCAEAVGAMDQTLKLTVEYMNQRKQFGVVIASFQALRHRVADMKMQLELARSMSYYATLKLGAPEAERRQALSRAKVQLGNALRFVGQQSVQLHGGIGVTDEYAGSHYFKKLTQLEMTYGDTMHHLGEVSSRMTDTAGVFA from the coding sequence ATGGACTTCGATTTTTCCGACGACCAGCAGGCCCTGCGCGAAGCCGTTGCCAAGTGGGTCGAAAAAAGCTACGACTTCGAGCGCCGCCAGCAGATCGTCAAGGCCGGCGGCTTTGACCGCGCGGTGTACAACGAACTGGCCGAACTGGGCCTGGCCGGCATCTACGTGCCCGAGGAATACGGCGGCATGGGCATGGGCCCGGTCGAGGCGATGGTGGTGCTGGAAGAACTGGGCCGCGGCATCGTCTGCGAGCCGCTGACGCAAGCGTTCGTTACCAGCGCCGTCATCAACGCCTGCGGCAGCGACACCGTCAAGCAGGCCTGGCTGCCCAAGATCGCCAGCGGCGAAGCCCTGGTGGTGCTGGCCCAGCAGGAACGCAAGGCGCGCTACAAGCTGGACGTGTGCGAAGCCAAGGCCGCCAAGGCGGGCGACGGCTACACCGTGACGGGCCAGAAGAACATCGTGCCCGCCGGCGATGCCGCCGACGCCTTCGTCGTGCCGGCCCTGTTGGACGGCAAGCTGGCGCTGTTCCTGGTCGAGCGCAGTTCCAAGGGTGTGAACACACGCGGCTACCTGACGCAGGACGAAGCGCGCGCCGCCGATGTCCTGCTGGACGGCGCGCCCGCCACGCTCATCAGCGCCGATGGGCTGCCAGCCCTGACCTACGGGGTCGACGTCGGCATCGCCTGCACGTGCGCCGAGGCCGTGGGAGCGATGGACCAGACGCTGAAGCTCACCGTCGAATACATGAACCAGCGCAAGCAGTTCGGCGTGGTGATCGCCAGCTTCCAGGCGCTGCGCCACCGCGTGGCCGACATGAAGATGCAGCTTGAACTGGCGCGCAGCATGAGCTACTACGCCACGCTCAAGCTGGGCGCGCCCGAAGCCGAGCGCCGCCAGGCGCTGTCACGCGCCAAGGTGCAACTGGGCAATGCGCTGCGCTTCGTGGGGCAGCAGTCGGTGCAACTGCACGGCGGCATTGGCGTGACCGACGAATACGCCGGCAGCCACTATTTCAAGAAGCTCACGCAGCTGGAGATGACCTACGGTGACACGATGCACCACCTGGGCGAAGTGAGCAGCCGCATGACCGACACCGCGGGCGTGTTTGCCTGA
- the purN gene encoding phosphoribosylglycinamide formyltransferase, with translation MKHIVILISGTGSNMAALLHAAQRDRWAERLGARVAAIISNRPDAKGLQTAQAAGVATAVVDHKAYDGREAFDAALQAAIDAHQPALVVLAGFMRILTPGFVAHYAGRLVNIHPSLLPAFPGLHTHQRAIDEGCKLAGATVHQVTAELDHGQILAQAAVPVLPGDTADTLAARVLTQEHLIYPRAVADLLRKM, from the coding sequence ATGAAGCACATCGTTATCCTGATTTCCGGCACCGGCTCCAACATGGCGGCGCTGCTGCACGCGGCGCAACGCGATCGCTGGGCCGAGCGCCTGGGCGCGCGGGTGGCGGCCATCATCAGCAACCGGCCGGACGCCAAGGGCCTGCAGACCGCACAGGCCGCGGGCGTGGCCACCGCGGTGGTGGACCACAAGGCCTACGACGGGCGCGAGGCGTTCGACGCCGCGCTGCAGGCGGCCATCGACGCGCATCAGCCGGCGCTGGTGGTGCTGGCGGGTTTCATGCGCATCCTTACGCCCGGGTTCGTGGCGCACTACGCGGGGCGGCTGGTCAACATACACCCCAGCCTGCTGCCGGCGTTTCCGGGTCTGCACACCCACCAGCGCGCCATCGACGAAGGCTGCAAGCTGGCGGGCGCCACCGTGCACCAGGTCACCGCCGAACTGGACCACGGCCAGATCCTGGCGCAGGCGGCGGTGCCGGTGCTGCCGGGCGACACGGCCGACACGCTGGCCGCGCGCGTGCTGACGCAGGAACACCTCATCTATCCCCGCGCCGTGGCCGATCTGCTGCGAAAAATGTAG
- a CDS encoding YceH family protein, whose amino-acid sequence MPPRPLTPIEARVLATLMEKARTVPDTYPLSLNLVVTGCNQKTSREPVMQISDAQAQEALDDLKATSLVVESHGSRVARYEHNFQRVYGVPDQSAALLGLLMLRGPQTAGELRINAERWHRFADISSVEGFLHELAERADDKGGPLVVRLARTPGAREDRWAHLLCGPVAEATELIAAGAHATSAGGQNDRISALEAEVAALRATVQWLCGELGLSPAGREQETDRAKTPADKETN is encoded by the coding sequence ATGCCGCCCCGCCCCCTCACCCCCATAGAAGCCCGCGTGCTGGCCACGCTGATGGAAAAGGCCCGCACGGTGCCCGACACCTATCCGCTGTCGCTCAACCTGGTGGTCACAGGCTGCAACCAGAAAACCAGCCGCGAGCCGGTGATGCAGATCAGCGATGCGCAGGCGCAGGAAGCGCTGGACGATCTGAAGGCGACGAGCCTGGTGGTCGAGTCGCACGGCAGCCGGGTGGCGCGGTACGAACACAACTTTCAGCGCGTGTACGGCGTGCCCGACCAGTCGGCCGCGCTGCTGGGCCTGCTGATGCTGCGCGGGCCGCAGACGGCGGGCGAATTGCGCATCAACGCCGAGCGGTGGCACCGCTTTGCCGACATTTCGTCGGTCGAGGGTTTCTTGCACGAACTGGCCGAGCGCGCCGACGACAAGGGCGGCCCGCTGGTGGTGCGGCTGGCGCGCACGCCGGGCGCGCGCGAGGACCGCTGGGCACACCTGCTGTGCGGGCCGGTCGCTGAAGCTACTGAATTGATAGCTGCCGGCGCTCACGCCACCAGCGCTGGCGGCCAGAACGACCGCATTTCCGCGCTGGAAGCCGAAGTCGCCGCGCTGCGCGCCACCGTACAGTGGCTGTGCGGCGAATTGGGCCTGTCGCCCGCCGGACGCGAACAAGAGACCGACCGTGCTAAAACCCCGGCTGACAAGGAGACGAACTGA
- the garD gene encoding galactarate dehydratase yields MPTDRPPLAIRMHAADNVAIVANDGGLPAGTVLPDGLTLRDKVPQGHKVALTDIAAGGVVRRYNVPVGYARQPIAAGCWVHERLLDIPPARALQGLPMATVPAPDWAPLQGYSFDGYVNADGSVGTRNLLAITTTVQCVAGVVGIAAERIRTELLPQFPHVDGVVALEHTYGCGVAIDAPGAEIPQRTLRHISQNPNFGGELLMVSLGCEKLQPDRLIPPGTIALRPEGQPLNNVCLQDDAHVGFMSMIDEIVQRARPILQRLNARRRTTVSASKLVVGVQCGGSDAFSGVTANPAVGAMADLVVRAGGTVMFSENTEVRDSVEQLTSRAATPEVAEAIVRELGWYDAYLDRGRVDRAANTSPGNKAGGLSNIAEKAMGSVIKSGSAAIAHVLPPGEKLNADQTGLVFAATPASDFICGTLQLAAGMNVHVFTTGRGTPYGLAACPVVKVATRSDLARRWHDLMDVNAGRIADGEQTIEEAGWALFHLLLDVASGRKKTWAEHWKLHNALVLFNPAPVT; encoded by the coding sequence ATGCCCACCGACCGCCCACCCCTCGCCATCCGCATGCACGCGGCCGACAACGTGGCCATCGTCGCCAACGACGGCGGCCTGCCAGCGGGTACCGTGCTGCCCGACGGCCTGACGCTGCGCGACAAGGTGCCGCAGGGCCACAAGGTGGCGCTGACCGACATTGCAGCCGGCGGCGTGGTGCGCCGCTACAACGTGCCGGTGGGCTACGCGCGCCAGCCCATCGCCGCCGGCTGCTGGGTGCATGAGCGGCTGTTGGACATTCCGCCCGCGCGCGCGCTGCAAGGTCTGCCCATGGCCACCGTACCCGCGCCGGACTGGGCGCCGTTGCAGGGCTACAGCTTCGACGGTTATGTCAACGCCGACGGCTCGGTCGGCACGCGCAACCTGCTGGCCATCACCACCACGGTGCAATGCGTGGCCGGCGTGGTCGGCATCGCGGCGGAGCGCATCCGCACCGAACTGCTGCCGCAGTTTCCGCATGTGGATGGCGTGGTGGCGCTGGAACACACCTACGGCTGCGGCGTGGCCATCGATGCGCCGGGCGCCGAAATTCCGCAGCGCACGCTGCGCCACATCAGCCAGAACCCCAACTTCGGCGGCGAACTGCTGATGGTGAGCCTGGGCTGCGAAAAGCTGCAGCCTGACCGCCTGATCCCGCCCGGCACCATTGCGCTGCGCCCCGAAGGCCAGCCGCTCAACAACGTCTGCCTGCAGGACGACGCGCACGTCGGCTTCATGTCGATGATCGACGAGATCGTGCAGCGCGCGCGGCCCATTCTGCAGCGCCTGAACGCGCGTCGGCGCACCACCGTGTCCGCCAGCAAGCTGGTGGTGGGTGTGCAGTGCGGCGGCAGCGATGCGTTTTCGGGCGTCACCGCCAACCCGGCCGTCGGCGCCATGGCCGACCTGGTGGTGCGCGCTGGCGGCACCGTGATGTTCAGCGAAAACACCGAGGTGCGCGATTCGGTCGAGCAATTGACATCGCGCGCCGCCACGCCCGAAGTGGCCGAAGCCATCGTGCGCGAACTCGGCTGGTACGACGCCTACCTGGACCGCGGCCGCGTCGACCGCGCGGCCAACACGTCACCCGGCAACAAGGCCGGCGGCCTGTCGAACATCGCCGAAAAGGCGATGGGCAGCGTCATCAAGAGCGGCAGCGCCGCCATTGCCCACGTGCTGCCCCCGGGCGAAAAACTCAACGCCGACCAGACCGGCCTGGTGTTCGCCGCCACCCCCGCCAGCGACTTCATCTGCGGCACGCTGCAACTGGCCGCCGGCATGAACGTGCACGTGTTCACCACGGGGCGCGGCACGCCCTATGGCCTGGCCGCGTGCCCGGTGGTCAAGGTGGCCACGCGCAGTGACCTGGCGCGGCGCTGGCACGACCTGATGGACGTGAATGCCGGCCGCATCGCCGATGGCGAGCAAACGATCGAGGAGGCGGGGTGGGCGTTGTTCCACCTGCTGCTGGACGTGGCCAGCGGCCGCAAGAAGACCTGGGCCGAGCACTGGAAGCTGCACAACGCACTGGTGCTGTTCAACCCGGCGCCGGTGACCTGA
- a CDS encoding acyl-CoA dehydrogenase family protein, translating into MDLAFTPEELAFRDEIRAWVKDALPKSISDKVHKAQRLTRDDMQTWAKILGKKGWLGYGWPQQFGGPGWTAVQKHLFEEELAMAGAPRIVPFGPVMVAPVIMAYGNKEQQERFLPGIASGEVWWSQGYSEPGSGSDLASVRTKAERQGDKYIVNGQKTWTTLGQYGDWMFNLVRTSNEGKPQTGISFLLIDMKSPGVSVRPIKLLDGDHEVNDVFFDNVEVPVENLIGEENKGWTYAKHLLSHERTNIADVNRAKRELERLKRIAKAEGVYDDMRFRDQIALLEVDIVALEMMVLRVLSMEKSGKNPLDIAGLLKIKGSEIQQRYTELMMLAAGPYSLPYIHEAMDAGWQGDQAAAAGLQGFPGGDVANATLAPTFFNYRKTTIYGGSNEVQRNIVAQTVLG; encoded by the coding sequence ATGGATCTGGCATTCACCCCCGAGGAACTGGCGTTCCGCGACGAAATTCGCGCCTGGGTCAAAGACGCGCTGCCCAAGTCGATTTCCGACAAGGTGCACAAGGCGCAGCGCCTGACGCGCGACGACATGCAGACCTGGGCCAAGATCCTGGGCAAGAAGGGCTGGCTGGGCTACGGCTGGCCGCAGCAGTTTGGCGGCCCCGGCTGGACGGCCGTGCAGAAGCACCTGTTCGAGGAAGAACTGGCCATGGCCGGCGCGCCGCGCATCGTGCCGTTCGGCCCGGTGATGGTGGCGCCGGTCATCATGGCTTACGGCAACAAGGAGCAGCAGGAGCGCTTCCTGCCCGGCATCGCCAGCGGCGAAGTGTGGTGGAGCCAGGGCTACAGCGAGCCGGGGTCCGGCTCTGACCTGGCCAGCGTGCGCACCAAGGCCGAGCGCCAGGGCGACAAGTACATCGTCAACGGCCAGAAGACCTGGACCACGCTGGGCCAATATGGCGACTGGATGTTCAACCTGGTGCGCACCAGCAACGAGGGCAAGCCGCAGACCGGCATCAGCTTCCTGCTGATCGACATGAAGTCGCCCGGCGTCAGCGTGCGGCCCATCAAGCTGCTGGACGGCGACCACGAAGTCAACGACGTGTTCTTCGACAACGTCGAGGTGCCGGTCGAGAACCTGATTGGTGAAGAAAACAAGGGCTGGACCTACGCCAAGCACCTGCTGAGCCACGAGCGCACCAACATCGCCGACGTGAACCGCGCCAAGCGCGAACTGGAGCGCCTCAAGCGCATCGCCAAGGCCGAAGGCGTGTACGACGACATGCGCTTCCGCGACCAGATCGCGCTGCTTGAAGTCGACATCGTGGCGCTGGAGATGATGGTGCTGCGCGTGCTGTCGATGGAAAAGAGCGGCAAGAACCCGCTCGACATCGCCGGCCTGCTCAAGATCAAGGGCAGCGAAATCCAGCAGCGCTACACCGAGCTGATGATGCTGGCCGCCGGCCCCTACAGCCTGCCCTACATCCACGAAGCCATGGACGCCGGCTGGCAGGGCGACCAGGCCGCCGCCGCGGGGCTGCAGGGCTTTCCGGGTGGCGACGTGGCCAACGCCACGCTGGCGCCGACGTTCTTCAACTACCGCAAGACCACGATCTACGGCGGCAGCAACGAAGTGCAGCGCAACATCGTCGCGCAGACGGTGCTGGGCTGA